A single window of Nicotiana tomentosiformis chromosome 1, ASM39032v3, whole genome shotgun sequence DNA harbors:
- the LOC104088297 gene encoding cytochrome P450 98A2-like: MAISLAAAIPLAFIFTFIAYHLYYRLRFKLPPGPSPRPIVGNLYQIKPVRFRCFYEWAQTYGPIISVWFGSTLNVVVSSSELAKEVLKEKDQQLADRHRSRSAAKFSRDGQDLIWADYGPHYVKVRKVCTIELFTPKRLEALRPIREDEVTAMVESIYRDCTNPDNVGKSLLVKKYLGAVAFNNITRLAFGKRFVNFEGVMDEQGNEFKAIVANGLKLGASLAMAEHIPWLRWMFPIDEDAFAKHGARRDRLTRAIMEEHTLARQQSGGAKQHFFDALLTLQQKYDLSEDTLIGLLWDMITAGMDTTAISVEWAMAEVIKNPRVQQKAQEELDRVVGYERVMNETDFPSLPYIQCVAKEALRLHPPTPLMLPHRANANVKIGGYDIPKGSNVHVNVWAVARDPEVWKNPLEFRPERFLEEDVDMKGHDFRLLPFGAGRRVCPGAQLGINLVTSMLGHLLHHFHWAPSNGLSPEEIDMGENPGLVTYMRTPLQADATPRLPAELYKRIAVDM, translated from the exons ATGGCTATTTCTTTAGCTGCTGCAATTCCTTTAGCTTTCATTTTCACATTTATAGCTTATCACCTTTACTATCGTCTCCGATTCAAGCTTCCTCCGGGCCCAAGTCCACGGCCCATCGTCGGAAACCTGTACCAGATAAAGCCCGTCAGGTTCCGATGCTTTTACGAATGGGCCCAAACTTACGGACCGATCATTTCGGTTTGGTTCGGGTCGACCCTGAACGTCGTCGTTTCCAGCTCGGAATTAGCCAAGGAAGTTCTGAAAGAAAAGGACCAGCAGTTGGCTGACCGGCACAGGAGCCGATCGGCGGCCAAGTTTAGCAGAGACGGGCAGGATCTTATTTGGGCTGATTATGGGCCTCATTATGTTAAGGTTAGAAAGGTTTGTACGATTGAGCTTTTTACGCCTAAAAGGCTTGAAGCCCTTAGGCCCATTCGAGAAGATGAGGTCACTGCTATGGTAGAGTCCATTTACAGAGATTGCACTAATCCTG ATAACGTGGGGAAGAGTCTGCTGGTGAAGAAGTACCTTGGAGCAGTGGCCTTTAATAACATAACAAGGCTTGCCTTTGGGAAGAGGTTTGTAAACTTTGAAGGTGTGATGGATGAACAAGGAAACGAGTTCAAGGCGATTGTCGCTAATGGATTGAAGCTTGGAGCATCCCTTGCCATGGCCGAACACATCCCATGGCTTCGCTGGATGTTCCCTATTGACGAGGACGCCTTTGCTAAGCACGGAGCACGTAGAGACCGTCTCACTCGAGCTATTATGGAGGAGCACACCCTTGCTCGCCAACAAAGTGGAGGAGCCAAGCAACACTTTTTTGATGCATTATTGACCCTCCAACAGAAATATGACCTAAGTGAAGACACTCTCATTGGCTTACTTTGG GATATGATCACAGCTGGAATGGACACAACTGCAATCTCTGTTGAATGGGCAATGGCTGAGGTGATCAAGAACCCAAGGGTGCAGCAGAAGGCCCAAGAAGAGCTCGACCGAGTGGTTGGCTACGAGCGTGTGATGAACGAAACAGACTTCCCCAGCCTCCCATACATACAATGCGTGGCCAAGGAAGCACTAAGGCTGCACCCTCCAACTCCTCTAATGCTCCCACACAGAGCCAACGCCAACGTCAAGATTGGTGGCTACGACATTCCCAAGGGCTCCAACGTGCACGTGAACGTCTGGGCAGTTGCTCGTGATCCCGAGGTGTGGAAAAACCCATTGGAGTTCAGACCGGAGAGGTTCCTTGAGGAAGATGTGGACATGAAGGGACATGATTTTAGGCTACTCCCATTTGGTGCAGGTAGAAGAGTATGTCCAGGGGCACAATTGGGTATCAACTTGGTCACCTCTATGTTGGGCCATCTTTTGCACCATTTTCATTGGGCTCCTTCTAATGGATTGAGCCCAGAGGAGATTGATATGGGTGAGAACCCCGGGCTTGTTACCTACATGAGGACTCCATTACAGGCTGATGCCACTCCCAGATTGCCAGCGGAGTTGTATAAACGAATTGCAGTGGACATGTAA
- the LOC104088298 gene encoding protein MAINTENANCE OF PSII UNDER HIGH LIGHT 1: MACAALSANSCTIASTSSGRLSFCTYQKDSKLRQKQSLIRFRIRAASTDDSDCNDEECAPDKEVGKVSMEWVAGDNTKVVGTFPPRKRGWTGYVEKDTAGQTNIYSVEPAVYVAESAISSGTAGTASDGAENTAAIAAGIALISIAAASSVLLQVGKNSPPPVQTMEYSGPSLSYYINKFKPAEIVQASVIETPNAPEVVQASAAPETEAPNAPEVESSAPEAPAPQVEVQSEAPQDTSSSSSDIS; this comes from the exons ATGGCTTGTGCTGCTTTATCAGCAAACAGCTGCACCATAGCCTCAACTTCTAGCGGAAGATTGAGCTTTTGCACATACCAAAAGGACTCAAAATTGAGGCAAAAGCAGAGTCTTATTCGATTCAGAATTAGGGCAGCTTCAACTGATGATTCTGATTGCAATGATGAAGAATGTGCCCCTGATAAGGAG gTCGGGAAGGTGAGCATGGAATGGGTAGCTGGGGACAACACCAAAGTGGTTGGGACATTTCCACCTCGCAAGCGTGGCTGGACTGGGTATGTTGAGAAGGATACTGCTGGGCAGACAAATATATACTCTGTTGAG CCTGCAGTTTATGTAGCAGAAAGTGCTATCAGCTCTGGGACTGCGGGCACAGCTTCTGATGGAGCAGAGAACACCGCAGCTATTGCAGCTGGGATAGCCTTAATCTCTATTGCAGCTGCTTCATCGGTACTCCTTCAAGTCGGGAAGAACTCACCTCCTCCGGTACAAACAATGGAGTACTCAGGACCATCCCTTAGCTACTATATCAACAAGTTTAAGCCGGCAGAAATAGTCCAAGCTTCAGTAATCGAAACACCAAATGCACCAGAAGTTGTCCAAGCTTCAGCAGCACCAGAAACCGAAGCACCAAATGCACCAGAAGTTGAAAGCTCTGCTCCAGAAGCTCCTGCTCCCCAAGTTGAGGTCCAATCTGAAGCCCCTCAGGACACTTCAAGCTCAAGTTCTGACATCTCTTAG